The window ACAGGAgggtttttaataattttatttgtaggaTGTTTACAAAGCATTTGTTGAAGATGCTTAAGTCACATTGAAGGCATGGAGAGTGTGTCAAAGATGCAAAGTCTTTTTAGGGGTTTCTGAGGGCTTGCTACCCTAGAACATCTTTAACATTAGATGGGGAAACATGCATTCTGATGAAGGTTTTTTGAGCCAGGTATTTTCATaccaaaattttactttttctgtaGACCATTAATGATTTATTGATTTTCATAGATTCTGAAAGTTTCATTAGGAGCTACGAACTAAGTACCTTGTATGATGCAATATACAAAACTCAAATAAGGTGTAAGGAAATAACATTCAAATTGTATAAGCTTAggttatttaacttacttactggaataaataaaaagtataccAACTGTTTCAGGGACACACAGCAGTGTTCCTTGTGATAAAAAGTTTCATATGCTGATGTAACTGTGCCTTTTACAGAAATGTTGCAGAGTCCAGTTGAACAAAACTAGTGCTCAATATGCGTCTTGTAAATACCTTACAATATCAAAGAAATAGATGGAGATATGTGTGTATAAAAGATTTTTAAAGTAGTGATTATTACCTTAAAAACATGAAGTGCTATAAATCAGGATTATTAGAAactgaataaaaagaaaagaaaaagctGCTTATGAAATACAGTACTTCAAGCACCTTCAGATGGTTGCCAGAAATTTGATATGAAATTTATGCATTTCACCAGAAAGGTTATTTGCTTGTGTTTTGATTTTAATCTCATAatgtagttatattttattataccaaAAATGGACTCCATTTATGTAAGTCATTTAAGCTCAACTATCCTTGAAATGCTGTGGAAAAATTACAAACTGCTTTTCGGCCCCATATTGCAAGTTGATTGTGGTTGATTGCACACAACATTCCAAGAGAAACATGTTTTCCTGAATAACATACTCTTTCACCTATGAATGAAATTCCTAGTTGTAGATCTAAATGAAGATTATGCTTGATTTGTCCTGAATTGGGACACAAGTATAATTAACCTGAATCTTCAATatgtattttctgttgttatttgaCAGCCTTGCAACAAAATGTTCAAGATTCCATCATTCGGTATTTGGTCAAAATCACGTGTGCTTCTCCCTGAAAGATAAAttgaataatgtaatatttttatgcacatacccaaaattataaatatagaaaagtcTTAAACCCTGTATGTTTTGTTTCAACTTACTGATTTTCAATGATCATAGCAAAGCTAAAACTAAAATGCAGGTACCATTTGGTACTGTTACTATTCTTAGAATAGGAATTTTCATTTTGAGCTAAACTCATGATAATTGCAggtatttttaacaaaagttttgtttttctgattttatttcttgtaacttTGGAATTTGATCTAGTCCAAACATGTTTTGTACTGGTCATTTTAGCTGGTTCTTAAGAAAACCCCTGGAACAGTATAGCTTAAATTCCTTTGTAAGTACCATATATGACTGAAGGTAAACAGAAAGAGAGCAAATGAAATCAGTGAATAAAAACAGAGAGAGTAGTCTGTTCCTttgtaaatgaagtaaaataggTGATGCTGAAAAAGTCTTGAATGATTTTGACTAATCacatttatataacaaactgCAGTAGTAGTGGAACATAAAAAATGAATAGCTGAACCTCAGTATGAAAAATTCTTTTTCATAATGTTTGTTCACATGGAGAAAATGTTATGATAAATCAttcaactgaaaaaaacaaaaccaaaacttatgACTCAGAGCTTATGTAAATTAGAAGTGCATGAAATCTTGTTAAAGGagttttaaagataaatgtttttgtattaaatttataataaaattcacaCCCACCTACACTAAAGAGGGAAATTACTGAAAATGGATAGATGCGAGGACTGTTTTGCAAATCATATAACTCTTGAAATTTGCAATGAATATGTCTTCAAGAAAATATAGAACTTAACCCAAgaacttttgtatatttatttgtgaaacttAACATGATTTGGAAGGAAAATGCTAGATTTATGAGAAagcaaattattttcatgtttaaaaccATTACTCTTATTGATATATATTGTActttaaaacagtaacaacattTCAGAATTTGTAGTACACATTTAAAATACTCTACTTATGAATGTTTCTGTATAAGCATCTTAATGTGTTTTTAGAATACTCACAGCTAACAAATGAATCTTACAAGTGGGAAGAAATATAAGCAAAGCTTTGAGGTTCAAAAACAGAAAGAATCTTTTTTTTAGTTATGATGTGAATGAATCTAATTAAATGAACTAtgtttttgaattgttttaagtaattcctttgtattttttcttttacacatttagagaaaaagaaagttagaaGATCTGAAAAAACAGATTGATGAAGCAAAGAAAAAACTCAAATCTCTTAACGAAGCAGTGACTAAAGCTCAAATTGGTAGAGAAGATACAGTATGTTCTTaagattttgtattttcatgtaaGCTACAAGAAATGTACTGTGTACAAAATACAGCTTGTAGTTAACAATAAAAGAGTCATAATATTATTGtgagctatatttttaatatttaaatttaggtATTAGCTACAGGACACATAACATTAAGATAAAGTTAGTCCTAGAACTTATGGGAAGGTCAATGAAATCTATAAAACAAGGATTATATTACAGAAATCAACTGGCTAATAATATAGTAGTGAAGAATCAAGACGATAAGTTAGGTTATTTTATTAACCCTTATAACAATGGGAATGTTGTAGGCAGCAACTCATCACAGGCATAAAAACTTGGGGGAAAAAATTTTCTTAAACATAATCTTTagcatttttattatgaattttgaacaaaatatgaaagaaaatgaaaagaaaagcaTGATAAagatttgtaataatttattacaagtttgaatgttttttatggtatgaaaatcacaaaaacatttttgaatgCACAGTGCTACTTtaccttctttacattgtttttgtcCACTTTTTCTAGCTCCTGAGGATGGAATGCTTTCTAAAAAGTGCcaataaaatacttcttttcCAACAAGTCTATTAGGAACAGTAAGGCTATTGTTTCTtgggaaatgttttgttattattccaTACTTTTCAAATAAGTGGTAAATTACATAGTAACTAAACTGCTTGAATGATGGCTTTATGGCTTCTTGCCAGTTTTTACTAGATACATGTTATAATAATTCAAAGTAAGAGTTATCAATCAGGGGAAAAAAAGAGCTTTTATCACTTCACATATTTATGAAGGCAATCAGTTTGCCCAGTTTGTATGTCACTTTTGTCAACTAGCCTCATGTTGATagtataatctaaaaccatattGGGTTTGGTTTTGGTTGTTTAGTCTTGTAATCATCTTTTCCActatttaatttcacttttatgGACTGTACTAAGCAAAGTAACAGGATGTTTGTCTTTCCATTGAAGTGCTAAAATATTCCCTTGCTTCTTGGTCTCAACATCTCCCTTCTTCAGAGATGCAAATTTAGGCATGTTCTTCTGATTAGTTCTAACTGTTCTATAAAAAGCACTCTTATTTTCAAAGAGAAAGTTGCATAATTCCAgacttgtataataattatcagtATGTAATAGGTGACCTTTTCCAATTTAGTCTTTCATCAGTTGCTTGACAGTTGATCCTGAAAATCCTAATCAGGGATTTTTGGGGACATTTATATCACTTGTAGGATAGATAATCATATCTATTATAATTCCTGTCTCACAATTACAtaatacaaagatctttattTCACATGTATGGCATTTGCTTGGAATGTATTGCTTGGAAATGCTGTGACCCTTAAAAGGAATCAAGGATTTGTCGATAACTACTTGCTGAAATGGAGAAAAAGACTCCTTGGCTTTATTCTTCACCATTGTAAACACTTCTCAGATGTTTCATAATTGATTGTTTGCATTTGGTTCTTCAAAGTGCAAATATCTAAGAATTTCCCTGAATCAGTCTTAACTAATGTATTTTGGAAAAATTGGAGTTCCTATAAGGGGATCATTCTTTCAATAATCTACCAACACATGCTTTTTTACAAATAGCATTAGCATCACCAGAGCAAAAAAAGTGTACATTTTGtcaatagttgtatcttcccatttcttaCTGTGTGGAGGAGAGGGAGTGTTACTTTTACTTTCTTTGGAATTCAAGGATTTACAGAATTcataatatctgtttgtttctcacACAGTGTGACTCactatactttaataaaatatagtagtaaaatattcatactcttTAGATTCATTTATGAGCCTAAATTTATCTGTTAGTTCAGCATTTCtacaataaaaaagaattaataaatgGATCAAAGTCATGACACTTTACCCACTGGGAACCAATGGATTCTGATTTACTATTTAAATCATGTTCAGAGCTTGAAGTAATTGAATTTGATGATGATAAAAGAAATCTTAAGTTTTCTTCTTCATTGGAATAATTATCACGTGCTAATACTTCAGTTTTGTCTTTTGATGAAAAATGCTTTCACTTCATTCCTTTAGCTGCTGCACCCTTCCTTTTCTGCTCTGTAACTTACACTGAGAAAGTGTCTCAGACACAACACTTGAAGTGAGTATGGTCACTATAGTGTGAGGGGATTGCCAAATAATGTTTTTAGCCTttatcatcaattgatgataaCTGTACTGAGTACAAAGAATGAAATCATCAGTTGATAATGGCTGCCCTTTAATGGTTAATAATGCATATATGTGATAGcttgaaaaaaataatgtttaacctgaaagaaaacagttttatagcAAGATAAACTTAGGTGAATAGGCACAAATTATGAGAATTGTTTTTTAATTGGAATGTTAGAGTCTGTGGGTGAGgagtattattattaactttttttgttttggtgCATCATCTGAAGTCCACAGTCCTGTTCTTACACATGTCCAGATAGCACTAAGAAAGGTGATGAatgtttttaacagtaaaaagCCTGTTTTTTGCATTTCCTAGGTCATGATTTGCATTGCAATTTTTTGTATGTCATGTTCACTCCCTTCTTGTGTTGAGTAGTTAAGTATTACTTACACCTTATTATTTGTGGGTATTAAGTAACAAAGTTTGGTGTTATTGGTTACTCAGAATAAGTGAAAGTCTGAATCAGACAAGTAATTTTAAATCCTTGTTTGTCTAACTGGACTagagaaaaaatgtttaatatttatatgattaGTTTTGTCTGTTCtctgttttagaaaataattattttatgcttTGGTATTAATAAACTATTAGCTTTCaaatggtttttgttttaatcttcaTGTTGCTTTAGTTGACATTTAATAATTCTTAGTTAACTGTGATTATTAGATGCTGATTTTGTTGGGGTATAGTTAATTGTGTTTGTAGCATGTGCTCttgtttcagaataaatttacAAAAGCAGTCTGATGTTAGATTTGTAACAGCTACTTGTGAAACATGgagttttaagtattttatctGTGACAAAAGTAGaagtactgttttcacaaattataaattaataggACATTAAGATACAAAAAAGAGATAAGGATATTATGGACATAATGTACCTGAATATCAGGCAAAATAAGAAGTGGCATCTATGTGCCCTAAAGGACAAGTTGTTTATAAAGTTAGCATCAAGCCTAGGACATGTAttacaacttttttgtttttaaggaaCATCGAACAAAGTTATTGAAAGAAGTTAATTTAGCTGAAAAGGAAAAAGAAGAACTTAAAGGAGAAATTCAGAAATATAAAGATAGTGACCCTGAAGTCCTGGAAGGTCTTAAGAAACAGACTGAAATGGCCAAAGAAGCAACAAATCGATGGACAGGTGAGTGAAGTATGTGgttatgttaaaatacaaataggAGAGCCACTATACACGAATTACTGATGAAATGCATCACTTTTTATGTATAAGTAGAATAATTGATTAAATTGTAAAATTAGTCAGCATAAGATAAAATGGTAATTAGGAAAAACCATGTTAAAATGCTTGTTTATGGTAGATGAAATTGAAATACTTTTGGTATGATTCATTCTAAAAAATAGAGAAGTttcatatgtaatatttattttaacagtaactTTCACTTTCAGCATCTATGCAGTTAAGAATTTGTGAATGTAtgcaaaaatattctaaatttgaCTACAGTTTTAAAAATGCATTCATTTAAGTAGTAGTTGCATAACAATTCTTATATCTCTTTTAAGGATGTCACTGTTTAAAAATCAAACTTCATTTGACTTTCAGATAACATTTTCTCCATCAAGTCTTGGtgcaaaaaaaagttttttattgaaGAATCTGTTCTTAATAAACAGTTCTGTATTCCAGAAGAGTTAGATTACGTGGAGTAGGACAGTGCTGTCTGGTGTAtcataacaattatttattgtgtgaatGATTTATGAGACTTAAGAGTCTTTGAATTTTGTGTTAACTTTATTtgaatgtttcttgtagttttgaACTGGGATAAGAAAATCTTGAAGTTTTTCTAACTTGTGTCAgtcattttcaataaaattttatgtacatAGTTATGTacaatttttatgtatttgttacagttaaataaatTCTGCAcaaaatatgtgtatgtgtaaatCTCCAGTCTTTGAATTTTGTACCatttaaaaatac of the Tachypleus tridentatus isolate NWPU-2018 chromosome 13, ASM421037v1, whole genome shotgun sequence genome contains:
- the LOC143239968 gene encoding meiotic nuclear division protein 1 homolog isoform X2; translation: MKDVFQLKDLEKIAPKEKGIISQSVKEVTQSLVDDGLIDTDKIGTSVYFWAFPSKAVNNRKRKLEDLKKQIDEAKKKLKSLNEAVTKAQIGREDTEHRTKLLKEVNLAEKEKEELKGEIQKYKDSDPEVLEGLKKQTEMAKEATNRWTDNIFSIKSWCKKKFFIEESVLNKQFCIPEELDYVE
- the LOC143239968 gene encoding meiotic nuclear division protein 1 homolog isoform X1, whose protein sequence is MSKRRGLSIEEKRQRLLQLFYEKKDVFQLKDLEKIAPKEKGIISQSVKEVTQSLVDDGLIDTDKIGTSVYFWAFPSKAVNNRKRKLEDLKKQIDEAKKKLKSLNEAVTKAQIGREDTEHRTKLLKEVNLAEKEKEELKGEIQKYKDSDPEVLEGLKKQTEMAKEATNRWTDNIFSIKSWCKKKFFIEESVLNKQFCIPEELDYVE